From one Mya arenaria isolate MELC-2E11 chromosome 4, ASM2691426v1 genomic stretch:
- the LOC128230720 gene encoding uncharacterized protein K02A2.6-like yields the protein MSEMPSGPWMNLSADFCGPLQNGDYLLFIVDEYSRYPIVEIVKSVSANAVIPVLDKIIAMFGVPTVIKADNGSPFNSNAFSDYAKYCGFIHRKITPRWPRANAQAESFNKPLMKCIKSSHVEGKNWKQELFRFLRQYRVTPHTSTGFTPFRLLFQREPSTRLPDIAKPEQDVRLDKLARRNDEKSKSHSTSALVTKCYCEMRHRLSALRSSNQCHIRLRKQKDL from the coding sequence ATGTCGGAAATGCCATCAGGCCCATGGATGAATTTAAGCGCGGACTTTTGTGGACCGTTACAAAATGGGgactatttattatttatcgtTGATGAATATTCACGTTATCCAATTGTGGAGATAGTCAAATCAGTATCGGCAAACGCTGTCATACCAGTGCTGGACAAAATAATAGCAATGTTCGGGGTACCAACAGTGATCAAAGCGGATAATGGCAGTCCATTTAACAGTAATGCATTTTCAGATTATGCAAAATACTGTGGATTTATTCACCGAAAAATCACACCTAGGTGGCCGCGGGCAAATGCTCAAGCAGAGTCTTTTAATAAACCCCTAATGAAATGCATCAAATCTTCACATGTAGAAGGAAAGAACTGGAAACAGGAGTTATTCCGTTTCTTACGCCAATACAGAGTGACGCCACATACGTCAACTGGTTTTACGCCGTTCCGTTTATTGTTTCAGCGGGAACCATCAACGCGATTACCAGATATCGCAAAACCAGAACAAGATGTTAGATTAGACAAACTCGCAAGGCGTAATGACGAGAAATCAAAATCCCACTCGACATCAGCATTGGTGACAAAGTGCTACTGCGAAATGAGACACCGTCTAAGTGCTCTACGCAGTTCAAACCAATGCCATATACGGTTACGGAAACAAAAGGACCTATGA
- the LOC128231893 gene encoding uncharacterized protein LOC128231893 produces MILEASQTYGFPKKRTVHLISAPAKSHNDTTCERCVNGKTFSNISSEVTPCQNCSLCTEGWVQKFPCHETEDTVCIPKVEVDGDSFIIIPLGVIYVVVIAAVMISYCFWKRIDQFFQNLCSSQEKHDDELKPERRNQENHDDEEQANPLQQDRRLQENHDDEEQATPLQQERRRQENHVDEEQAIPVQQDRRRQANHDDEEQANLLQQDKRRQENLDDVNQANLLQQGGTPDKSEVNISTQQLRIPPCFTL; encoded by the exons ATGATATTGGAAGCAAGCCAGACT TATGGTTTCCCCAAAAAACGGACAGTGCATTTAATCAGTGCCCCAG CGAAGAGTCACAATGATACAACATGCGAGAGATGTGTTAACGGGAAGACCTTCTCCAACATCAGTTCCGAGGTGACACCATGCCAGAACTGTTCACTTTGTACTGAGGGATGGGTGCAGAAATTTCCATGTCACGAAACTGAAGACACTGTGTGCATTCCAAAAG ttgaaGTAGACGGAGACAGTTTTATTATCATACCTTTGGGAGTGATCTATGTCGTAGTAATTGCTGCTGTCATGATTTCCTACTGCTTTTGGAAAAGAATCGATCAATTCTTTCAAAACTTGTGTAGCAG TCAAGAAAAGCATGATGACGAACTAAAGCCAGAAAGACGAAATCAAGAAAACCATGATGACGAGGAACAAGCCAACCCACTACAGCAAGATAGACGACTTCAAGAAAACCATGATGACGAGGAGCAAGCCACCCCACTTCAGCAAGAAAGACGACGTCAAGAAAACCATGTTGACGAGGAACAAGCCATCCCAGTACAGCAAGATAGACGACGTCAAGCAAACCATGATGACGAGGAACAAGCCAACCTACTACAGCAAGATAAACGACGTCAAGAAAACCTTGATGATGTGAACCAAGCCAACCTACTACAGCAAGGTGGTACACCTGACAAGTCTGAAGTAAA CATATCAACACAGCAGTTGAGGATCCCCCCTTGTTTTACCTTATAG